A stretch of Geomonas oryzisoli DNA encodes these proteins:
- the fdhD gene encoding formate dehydrogenase accessory sulfurtransferase FdhD, which yields MTQVTTYNDGKVLRGEVDVVREFPLVLRVNDRELVTLVASPHDLRFLVAGFLRLQGFVSHLDDFLVLSVCNDYGIANVRIKGEIPKELKPVLTSGCGTGITFSLPEAAGVRVGGTREQVSVPAIFELMKQLALHSTSYKSHGGVHSAAIGALDGTLVLHAEDLGRHNTIDRLAGEALLKGIPLAGTILATSGRVSAEMAAKAALLGIAVIVSRTSPTDMAIRICDQAGITLVGYLRGTRFTAYTHPQYILFP from the coding sequence ATGACACAAGTTACTACCTACAACGATGGAAAAGTGCTGCGCGGCGAGGTCGACGTGGTGCGGGAATTCCCCTTGGTGCTGCGGGTCAACGACCGCGAGCTGGTCACGCTGGTCGCCTCGCCCCACGACCTGCGCTTCCTGGTGGCGGGCTTCCTGCGCCTGCAGGGATTCGTCTCGCACCTGGACGACTTCCTGGTGTTGAGCGTTTGCAACGACTACGGCATCGCCAACGTCCGCATCAAGGGGGAGATCCCGAAGGAACTGAAACCGGTGTTAACCTCCGGGTGCGGCACCGGCATCACCTTTTCGCTGCCGGAAGCTGCCGGTGTGAGGGTGGGGGGTACCAGGGAGCAGGTTTCGGTCCCGGCCATCTTCGAACTGATGAAGCAACTCGCGCTGCACTCCACCAGCTACAAGAGCCACGGCGGCGTCCACTCCGCAGCCATCGGCGCACTTGACGGGACCCTCGTCCTGCACGCCGAGGACCTGGGCAGGCACAACACCATCGACCGCCTGGCAGGGGAGGCCTTGCTGAAGGGAATCCCCCTCGCCGGCACCATCCTGGCCACCTCAGGCCGTGTCTCCGCCGAGATGGCCGCCAAGGCGGCGCTGCTCGGCATCGCCGTCATCGTTTCCCGCACCTCTCCCACCGACATGGCCATCCGCATCTGCGATCAGGCCGGCATCACCCTGGTTGGCTACCTGCGCGGCACCAGGTTCACCGCCTACACTCATCCGCAATATATTTTATTTCCTTAA
- the ftsX gene encoding permease-like cell division protein FtsX — protein sequence MSKANKGAVRPKLEQEGFFGRFSYFTSRAFANLRQNVFVSAVTVGTIALALLIASLFLLVYVNLEGMANGWSDKVQVTAYFDQEPAPLAVAALKGRVQAIPGTSKVVFVGQAEAEKRLRSRLKGQESLLEGIRPEVLPASLEIKLDRSHRDTDAVAAYVKKLKQIQGITEVQYGEEWVKRFNSFMNLFRLMGALLGSFLTITVLFIVSNTIKLTIYARKDELELLGLVGATRFFIKAPFLIEGIVQGAAGAVISLLALLGCYFAFLKNAGDFLGINPASAGLSFLPATHLAGVVLGGVLLGFVGSATSLKRFINV from the coding sequence ATGTCCAAGGCTAACAAGGGAGCGGTCCGCCCCAAGCTCGAGCAGGAAGGTTTCTTCGGCAGGTTCTCCTATTTCACCAGCCGCGCCTTTGCCAACCTGCGGCAGAACGTCTTCGTCAGTGCCGTCACCGTCGGGACCATCGCGTTGGCGCTTTTGATCGCCTCGCTGTTTCTGCTGGTCTACGTGAACCTGGAAGGGATGGCGAACGGGTGGAGCGACAAGGTGCAGGTGACCGCCTATTTCGACCAGGAACCGGCGCCGCTCGCGGTAGCCGCGCTGAAGGGGAGGGTGCAGGCCATCCCGGGAACCTCGAAGGTCGTCTTCGTGGGGCAGGCCGAGGCCGAGAAGCGGTTGAGGAGCCGCCTGAAGGGGCAGGAATCGCTTCTGGAGGGGATCAGGCCTGAGGTGCTCCCTGCCTCACTGGAGATCAAACTCGACCGCAGTCACCGCGACACCGACGCGGTGGCCGCCTACGTCAAGAAGCTGAAGCAGATCCAGGGGATCACCGAGGTGCAGTACGGCGAGGAGTGGGTGAAGCGCTTCAACTCGTTCATGAACCTGTTCCGGCTCATGGGTGCGCTGTTGGGGAGCTTTTTGACCATCACCGTGCTCTTCATCGTCTCCAACACCATCAAACTCACCATCTACGCCAGGAAGGACGAACTGGAGCTGCTGGGTCTGGTAGGTGCGACCCGGTTCTTCATCAAGGCCCCCTTCCTGATCGAGGGGATCGTGCAGGGAGCCGCGGGAGCGGTGATCTCGCTGCTGGCGCTTTTGGGCTGCTACTTCGCCTTCCTGAAAAACGCCGGCGACTTCCTCGGCATCAACCCGGCGTCGGCCGGGCTCTCCTTCCTTCCCGCCACCCACCTGGCCGGGGTGGTCCTGGGAGGGGTGCTGCTCGGCTTCGTCGGCAGCGCGACCTCGCTCAAGAGGTTCATAAACGTCTAG
- a CDS encoding S41 family peptidase, whose amino-acid sequence MFKGSKFKKTTLFVTTVSLLTLVIAFGVQRRCAAQGGGNDYQSIELFTDVLAIVKKSYVEEVDTKKLVYGAINGMLTSLDPHSSFMPPETYKEMKIDTKGAFGGLGIEITVKEGILTVISPIEDTPAFRAGIKAGDQILKIDDKFTKDLTITDAVKRMRGVKGTKVTLTIMREGFDKTKDFVLERDIIQVKSVKYKVLDDGYGYVRIAQFQEKTDDDLEKALQALQGDKKQLKGLVLDLRNDPGGLLDQAVRVCEHFVPEGKLIVYTEGREKDSQMRFTSRKSHKQSEYPIVVLINSGSASASEIVAGCLQDHKRAVIMGTQSFGKGSVQTIIPLSDNSGLRLTTARYFTPSGRSIQAKGITPDIVAERVEMAASSEKKEGMHIREKDLENHFEGDKKDDQDEKKAKPAPYKTDEMIKNDSQVLRALDLLKGWDILKSMGKLPS is encoded by the coding sequence ATGTTCAAGGGCAGCAAATTCAAGAAGACAACCCTGTTTGTCACTACCGTTTCACTGCTGACGCTCGTCATAGCGTTCGGCGTGCAACGCAGATGCGCCGCCCAGGGCGGTGGCAACGACTACCAGTCCATCGAGCTGTTCACCGACGTACTCGCCATCGTTAAGAAGAGCTACGTCGAAGAAGTGGACACCAAGAAGCTCGTCTACGGCGCCATCAACGGCATGCTCACCTCGCTCGATCCGCACAGCTCCTTCATGCCCCCCGAAACCTACAAGGAGATGAAGATCGACACCAAGGGCGCCTTCGGCGGCCTGGGCATCGAGATCACCGTCAAGGAAGGTATCCTGACCGTCATCTCCCCGATCGAAGACACCCCGGCGTTCCGGGCCGGGATCAAGGCGGGCGACCAGATCCTCAAGATCGATGACAAGTTCACCAAGGACCTGACCATCACCGACGCGGTGAAGAGGATGCGCGGCGTGAAGGGGACCAAGGTCACCCTGACCATCATGCGTGAAGGGTTCGATAAGACCAAGGACTTCGTCCTGGAGCGCGACATCATCCAGGTCAAGAGCGTGAAGTACAAGGTCCTCGATGACGGCTACGGCTACGTCCGGATCGCACAGTTCCAGGAAAAGACCGATGACGATCTCGAGAAGGCGCTGCAGGCCCTGCAGGGCGACAAGAAGCAGCTCAAGGGCCTGGTGCTGGACCTCAGGAACGACCCCGGCGGGTTGCTCGATCAGGCGGTCCGCGTCTGCGAGCACTTCGTCCCCGAAGGGAAGCTGATCGTGTACACCGAGGGGCGCGAGAAGGACTCCCAGATGCGCTTCACCTCCAGGAAGAGCCACAAGCAGAGTGAGTACCCGATCGTGGTGCTGATCAACAGCGGCTCCGCTTCGGCTTCCGAGATCGTGGCCGGCTGCCTGCAGGACCACAAGCGCGCGGTCATCATGGGTACCCAGAGCTTCGGCAAGGGGAGCGTACAGACCATCATCCCGCTTTCCGACAACTCGGGTCTCAGGCTCACCACCGCCCGCTACTTCACCCCGAGCGGCCGCTCCATCCAGGCCAAGGGGATCACCCCGGACATCGTCGCCGAGCGTGTCGAGATGGCTGCCAGCAGCGAGAAGAAGGAAGGGATGCACATCCGCGAGAAGGATCTGGAGAACCATTTTGAAGGGGACAAGAAGGACGACCAGGACGAGAAGAAGGCGAAGCCTGCTCCCTACAAGACCGACGAGATGATCAAGAACGACTCGCAGGTGCTGCGCGCCCTCGATCTCCTCAAAGGGTGGGACATCCTGAAGAGCATGGGCAAACTCCCCTCCTAA
- a CDS encoding murein hydrolase activator EnvC family protein, producing MRQLTATILLVLALLTPTLCRAGANEELQNIKKQIKEKNRLITKTQKVETKVSGELVQIQKSLAEKQSSLTALGRDLAGVEKGIDQTHEDIERERQEAERKKAQINRRVAALYKGGDTGNLRVFFSSESFPQMSENLRYMRSILENDRKLFQQYNDNLERLSRLKERLEQEAVKKEGLRRSIEAKKREIEQEKTRKATYLVKVRQDKQSYLASLKELQANASRLQSMIQRLEAKSRKAYSSKARPGKAAEPARPGVTAKSTPVPNQGLGAQKGRLSLPVRGNIVDRFGRHKHPEFDSFTVSNGISVAAPAGSAIHAIYDGEVIFADYFKGYGNMIIVDHGDGFFSLYAHASSIAKRVGSKVSKNDVLASVGDVDSTKGPMLYFEIRYQGKPVDPSPWFR from the coding sequence ATGCGCCAGCTTACCGCCACAATCCTGCTCGTCCTCGCCCTCCTGACCCCCACGCTTTGCCGTGCCGGAGCCAACGAGGAGCTGCAGAACATCAAGAAGCAGATCAAGGAGAAGAACCGGCTCATCACCAAGACCCAGAAGGTGGAGACCAAGGTCTCGGGGGAGCTGGTGCAGATCCAGAAGTCGCTCGCCGAGAAGCAGTCCAGCCTGACCGCCTTGGGGCGCGACCTGGCCGGTGTCGAGAAGGGGATCGACCAGACCCACGAGGACATCGAGCGCGAGCGGCAGGAGGCCGAGCGCAAGAAGGCGCAGATCAACCGCCGCGTCGCCGCGCTCTACAAGGGGGGCGATACCGGCAACCTGCGCGTCTTCTTCTCCTCGGAGTCCTTTCCGCAGATGAGCGAGAATCTGCGCTACATGCGCAGCATCCTCGAAAACGACAGGAAGCTGTTCCAGCAGTACAACGACAACCTGGAGCGGCTGAGCAGGCTCAAGGAGCGCCTGGAACAGGAGGCGGTCAAGAAAGAGGGGCTGCGTCGTTCCATCGAGGCGAAGAAACGCGAGATCGAGCAGGAAAAAACGCGCAAGGCCACGTACCTGGTCAAGGTGCGCCAGGACAAGCAGAGCTACCTCGCTTCGCTGAAGGAGCTGCAGGCCAACGCGAGCCGTCTGCAGAGCATGATTCAAAGGCTTGAAGCGAAAAGTAGAAAAGCGTATAGTTCAAAGGCTCGTCCCGGCAAGGCAGCCGAACCGGCCCGTCCCGGCGTGACCGCCAAGTCCACCCCGGTTCCGAACCAGGGGCTGGGTGCACAGAAAGGGCGGCTCTCGCTGCCGGTGCGCGGCAACATTGTCGACCGCTTCGGAAGACATAAGCACCCCGAATTTGATTCCTTTACTGTCAGTAACGGGATCTCCGTGGCAGCCCCCGCCGGCAGTGCCATTCATGCGATCTATGACGGAGAAGTGATTTTTGCCGACTATTTCAAAGGCTATGGTAATATGATCATCGTCGATCATGGCGACGGGTTCTTCAGTCTCTACGCCCACGCCTCGTCCATAGCTAAAAGGGTCGGCTCCAAGGTGTCCAAAAACGATGTCCTTGCCAGCGTGGGCGATGTTGACTCAACGAAGGGGCCCATGCTCTATTTCGAGATTAGGTATCAGGGAAAGCCGGTAGATCCGTCGCCCTGGTTCAGATAA
- the gabD gene encoding NADP-dependent succinate-semialdehyde dehydrogenase yields MLKLKDKGLFHQLCFINGAWTGADSGETVDVMNPATGEKLGTVPKMGGAEARRAIEAAHAALPSWRARTAQERSVIIRRWADLLLEHQDDLAVLMTAEQGKPLAEARGETVYAASFLEWFAEEGKRVYGDVIPSDQAGKRIVVLKEPVGVCAAITPWNFPSAMITRKVGPALAAGCTIVVKPATATPYSALALAVLAQRAGVPEGVFSVVTGSAAAIGGEMTGNPLVRKLTFTGSTEVGKKLMAQCAGTVKKVSLELGGNAPFIVFDDADLDAAVEGALISKYRNTGQTCVCTNRFLVQEGIYDRFAEKLAQSVAQLKVGDGLKGETQQGPLIDMAAVEKVEEHIGDALSKGARVVTGGNRHALGGCFFEPTVLAGVTPEMHIAREETFGPVAPLFRFSTEEEAVRLANDTEFGLCAYFYSRDVTRVWRVAEAIESGIIGINTGLISTVVAPFGGIKESGIGREGSRYGIEEFLEIKYLCIGGIR; encoded by the coding sequence ATGCTAAAGCTCAAGGACAAAGGTCTATTTCACCAGCTTTGTTTCATCAACGGCGCCTGGACCGGTGCTGACAGCGGCGAGACCGTGGACGTCATGAACCCCGCCACCGGGGAAAAACTGGGTACCGTTCCCAAGATGGGAGGCGCCGAGGCTCGTCGTGCCATCGAGGCGGCCCATGCCGCCCTGCCATCCTGGCGCGCAAGGACCGCACAAGAGCGGTCGGTAATCATCAGGCGCTGGGCCGACCTGCTGCTTGAGCACCAGGACGACCTGGCCGTGCTGATGACGGCGGAACAGGGGAAACCATTGGCCGAGGCGCGCGGCGAGACGGTGTACGCCGCTTCGTTCCTGGAATGGTTTGCCGAAGAGGGGAAAAGGGTCTACGGGGACGTGATCCCGTCGGATCAGGCCGGCAAGCGGATCGTGGTCCTCAAGGAACCGGTCGGCGTATGCGCCGCCATCACCCCCTGGAACTTTCCCTCCGCCATGATCACCAGGAAAGTGGGGCCTGCACTGGCGGCAGGATGCACCATCGTGGTGAAGCCTGCCACGGCGACCCCATACTCGGCCCTCGCGCTGGCGGTGTTGGCGCAACGCGCCGGGGTCCCGGAAGGCGTCTTTTCCGTCGTCACCGGCTCCGCGGCGGCCATCGGGGGGGAGATGACCGGGAACCCGCTGGTGCGCAAGCTCACCTTTACCGGTTCCACCGAGGTCGGCAAGAAGCTGATGGCCCAGTGCGCCGGGACGGTCAAGAAGGTTTCCCTGGAACTGGGCGGCAACGCCCCCTTCATCGTCTTCGACGATGCCGATCTCGATGCCGCCGTTGAAGGGGCGCTGATCTCCAAGTACCGCAACACCGGCCAGACCTGCGTCTGCACCAACCGGTTCCTGGTGCAGGAAGGGATCTACGACCGCTTTGCCGAGAAGCTGGCGCAGTCGGTCGCCCAGCTGAAGGTGGGGGACGGGCTGAAGGGCGAGACCCAGCAGGGGCCGCTGATCGACATGGCGGCAGTGGAGAAGGTCGAGGAGCATATCGGCGACGCCCTGTCCAAGGGAGCCCGTGTCGTCACCGGCGGCAACCGCCATGCCCTGGGAGGGTGCTTCTTCGAGCCTACCGTCCTCGCCGGCGTGACGCCGGAGATGCACATCGCCCGGGAAGAGACCTTCGGCCCGGTGGCTCCCCTGTTCCGCTTCAGTACCGAGGAGGAAGCGGTCCGTTTGGCCAACGACACTGAGTTCGGTCTGTGCGCCTACTTCTACAGCCGCGACGTCACGCGGGTCTGGCGGGTTGCCGAAGCGATCGAGTCCGGCATCATCGGCATCAACACAGGTCTCATCTCCACGGTGGTGGCTCCCTTTGGCGGCATCAAGGAGTCCGGCATCGGGCGGGAAGGTTCCAGGTACGGCATCGAGGAATTTCTCGAGATCAAGTACCTCTGCATCGGCGGCATACGATGA
- a CDS encoding cohesin domain-containing protein produces MIRQTCCRWYWLLLFLLVTVAASPAFALPTLTISSPASDGVFVLRGDQMDGVAGLDLTIGYDSATLVNPRVSIGKMVQGMMNAANPGNPIRLAIVGTSGLKGSGIIATVAFDRTGTSPGVVTLITGTLIDAAGKRLTMAQPIIVNPSAVVAADDGGNATAQAGQEGKSDTVPAGANPVPTRPLMVGGTVTMPGQDPATVQDGTAKEVVVATEAQLPAKDMPVAKKRLRTKKAQLEGEEPPLDREENPPPPEQEAPVRPETPAPPPQVTSPVVIASVLDRFKSFQGERTPANLIALFTQDAPAGYRQIPPIAFADGKSTVTLVITMVTGEATPSFTFSGCTYVSHRRTEAGWEIQARPKRDVVKADVAMLYSGLRQEFPLTVAPKVVLVPGKRPVKEADFMRFLKERGTAARPRFDLNKDGRRDYVDDYIYAANYLVRTVLQAP; encoded by the coding sequence ATGATCAGGCAGACTTGCTGTCGTTGGTATTGGCTGCTTCTTTTTCTCCTGGTGACCGTTGCGGCTTCTCCTGCCTTCGCCTTGCCGACCCTCACCATATCCTCACCGGCGTCCGACGGCGTCTTCGTCCTGCGCGGCGACCAGATGGACGGCGTCGCGGGTCTCGACCTTACTATCGGCTACGATTCCGCCACGCTCGTCAATCCGCGGGTCAGCATCGGAAAGATGGTGCAGGGGATGATGAATGCGGCCAATCCCGGCAACCCGATCCGCCTCGCGATCGTCGGGACGAGCGGGCTCAAAGGGAGCGGCATCATAGCCACCGTCGCTTTCGACCGGACCGGCACTTCCCCCGGCGTGGTAACCCTGATCACCGGTACGCTCATCGATGCGGCGGGTAAGAGACTCACCATGGCGCAACCAATCATCGTTAATCCATCGGCCGTGGTGGCCGCGGATGACGGCGGCAACGCGACTGCGCAGGCCGGGCAGGAGGGGAAGAGCGACACGGTCCCGGCAGGTGCAAATCCCGTCCCCACCCGTCCCTTGATGGTCGGAGGGACGGTGACCATGCCAGGGCAGGACCCCGCAACCGTCCAGGACGGGACGGCTAAAGAGGTCGTGGTGGCGACCGAGGCGCAACTGCCGGCGAAGGATATGCCGGTCGCTAAGAAGCGGCTGCGTACCAAAAAGGCGCAGCTGGAAGGTGAGGAACCGCCGCTGGACCGGGAGGAGAACCCGCCCCCTCCCGAGCAGGAAGCCCCGGTCCGCCCCGAGACACCTGCGCCCCCGCCGCAGGTAACCTCGCCGGTCGTCATCGCCAGCGTTTTGGACCGGTTCAAGTCTTTCCAGGGGGAGCGTACCCCGGCCAACCTGATCGCCCTCTTCACTCAGGATGCCCCAGCTGGCTACCGCCAAATCCCTCCAATTGCCTTCGCCGACGGCAAGTCGACGGTGACACTCGTCATCACCATGGTGACCGGGGAGGCCACCCCCAGCTTCACCTTCAGCGGCTGCACCTACGTCTCGCACCGGCGCACCGAGGCGGGGTGGGAGATACAGGCACGGCCGAAGCGGGATGTGGTGAAGGCGGACGTCGCCATGCTCTACAGCGGATTGCGGCAGGAGTTCCCGCTGACGGTGGCGCCCAAGGTTGTCCTGGTGCCGGGGAAGCGGCCGGTGAAGGAGGCTGATTTCATGCGTTTCCTGAAGGAGCGGGGGACCGCGGCGCGTCCGCGTTTCGACCTCAACAAAGACGGCCGCCGCGATTACGTCGATGACTACATCTATGCGGCCAACTACCTGGTGCGTACCGTTCTGCAGGCGCCTTAG